Genomic window (Polaromonas sp. JS666):
GTCCGATCGCCTCGATGCGTTGGGCCGCTACCTGTATCAGCAAGAGGAGTTAAACCCCCCATGGAAAACAGTAAAAACAGCGAAGACGGCCAAGGAAGTCAAGGCAGCCAAGGTAGTGAAGCCAGCAGCCCCCAGGAGCGGCCGTCCGTCAACTTCATCCGGCACTACAAGGCCCCGCCCGAAAAAGTCTGGCGGGCCTGGACCGACCCGCAAGCATTAGTCCGCTGGTTCGGGCCCGACCCCGAAAGTGTGGTTTCGGTGGCCGACCTCGATGTGCGCGTCGGCGGCAGGTACCACATCCGGTTTGGCGCGCCCGGCGGCGAGGTGCATGACGTGAGCGGCGTGTACCAGGAGGTGGTGCCCTCCGAGAAGCTGGTTTTCAGCTGGGCCTGGAAGAGCACGCCCGAGCGTGTGTCGCAGGTTACGGTGATGCTGCGGCCCTGGGACGGCGGCACCAAACTGATCTTTGTCCATGAAAAGTTCTTCGACCAGGCCGCGCGCGATAGCCACAACCAGGGCTGGACGGGGGCCTTCGCCAGACTCGACCTTCTTTTCACCTGATATGCCAATCTACAGGAGACCACCATGCTCGCAAACAGAAACGCCATGGCCACCATCGCCGTCAAGGACATTGACGTGGCCCACAAGTTCTACGGAGGCACGCTGGGCCTTCAGCCCCTGGAGAGTTCGGAAAAAGGCGTGCTCAGCTACCAGAGCGGCGGCGCTACCGTGATTGTGTATGCCTCGCAATACGCCGGTACCAACCAGGCCACGTCGGCTACCTGGAGCGTGGGCGACGAGTTCGACAGCGTCATGCGGGCGCTGAAGGCCAAGGGCGTGGTGTTTGAACACTACGACCTGCCCGGGTTGACGCGGCAGGGCGATGCCCATGTAGCCGGCAGCTTCAAGGGTGCCTGGTTCAAGGACCCGGACGGCAACATCCTTCACATCGTTAACCGCTAAACCCCGCCCGGCCTTTTCACGCCAGACCATCTTTCAAGGAGCGCGCCAGTGAACAAGACAGTCAACAAAACAGTGAGCGAAAACTCCGCCATCCATGCCGTCGTCTCACCCGAAGAATGGGTGGCCGCCCGCCAGCACCTGCTTGCCCGGGAAAAGGAGTTCACCGCTCAGCGCGACCTGTTGAACGCCGAGCGGCGCAGGCTGCCCTGGGTGAAGGTTGACAAACCCTACGTGTTTGAGGGGCCCCAGGGCAGGCAGACCCTGGCCGACCTGTTTGAAGGGCGCAGCCAGCTGATCATTTACCACTTCATGTTCGGCCCGGGCTGGAAGGAGGGCTGCCCCAGCTGTTCGTTGCTGGCCGACCATCTGGACGGCGTGTTGACGCACATAGCGCAGCGCGACATCACCGTGGCCGTGGTGTCGCGTGCGCCGCTGGCCGAGCTGGCCGCCTTCAGGCTGCGCATGGGCTGGCGCTTCAAGTGGCTGTCGTCATACGCCAGCGACTTCAACCACGACTACCACGTCTCCTTCACCAAAGAGGAACTGGCCCGCGGCAAGGTGTATTACAACTACCGCATGACGGAAGGCTTTGAGGAAGGCTTTGACGAACTGCCGGGCGCCAGCGTGTTTTGCAAAGACGACCAGGGCAACATCTTTCATACCTACTCCACCTACGCGCGCGGGCTCGAGCTGCTGCTGGGAACCTACAGCTGGATAGACCTCACACCCCAGGGTCGCAATGAAGACAGTTTGCCTTTCACCATGGCGTGGGTGCGCCACCACGACAAATATGACAACTATGAAGGGGCGCCCAAGCCGGCCGCGCAGGCTGCCCCAGCCTGCTGCCATGCGGACGCCAGCGCCGCATGAGTGATACCGCCGGGACACCCAGGGCCACACGGCGCGAGTGGATTGGGCTTGCCGTCATTGCGCTGCCGTGCCTGCTGTACTCCATGGACCTGACGGTCATGAACCTCGCGGTGCCGCACATCAGCGCAGATCTCAAGCCCACGGGCGCGCAACTGCTGTGGATGGTGGACATCTACGGCTTCATGATTGCCGGCTCGCTGATCACCATGGGCACGCTGGGCGACCGCATTGGCCGGCGCCGGCTGCTGCTGATGGGGGCTGCCGCGTTTGGCATTGCCTCGGTGCTGGCGGCGCTCTCGACCACTGCCGGGATGCTGATCGCCACGCGCGCGCTGCTCGGCCTTGCCGGGGCGACGCTGGCGCCTTCCACGCTTTCGCTGATCCGCAACATGTTTCCCAATCCGGAGCAGCGCACGGTCGCCATCGGCGTGTGGATCACTAGTTATTCGACCGGCGGTGCGATAGGCCCCCTGGTCGGCGGCCTGCTGCTGGAGCATTTTTGGTGGGGTTCAGTGTTCCTCGTCAGCGTGCCGGTGATGGTGTTGCTGCTGGTGCTGGGCCCCGCGCTGCTGCCCGAATACCGCGATGCCGACGCGGGGCCGCTTGACCTGCCGAGTGCTGTGCAGTCGCTCGCTGCCGTGCTGGCTGTGATCTACGGCCTCAAGCGCATCGCCGAGGACGGTGTGGGTTGGCTGCCCGCCGTGTGTATCCTGGCGGGGCTGGCCATTGGCGCGGCGTTCTTGCGCAGACAGCGCACGCTGACCAGCCCGCTGATCGACCTGGCGCTGTTCCGCGCGCCGGCTTTCAGTGCGGCCCTGGTCATCAACACCCTCTCTTTCTTCGGCGCGTTCGGGGCTTTTCTTTTTATCGCGCAGTATTTGCAACTGGTGATCGGGCTTTCGCCCCTGCAGGCGGGCCTGTGGTCGGTGCCTTCGGCGCTTGGTTTCATCGTCGGTTCCATGCTGGTGCCGCTGATCGTGCGACACATCTCTTCGGGCCTGGCGGTCGTGGCTGCCCTGGCGCTTTCGGTCGTCGGCTTCGGTGTGCTCACGCAGGTGGGCGGCGCCTCCGGGCTGACCATCCTGGTGACCGGTTCGGTTATCTTTTCGCTTGGTCTGGCGCCGGTGGTTACGCTGGGCACCGACCTGATTGTCGGCTCTGCGCCGCCCGGGCGCGCCGGCGCAGCAGCGGCGATTTCAGAGACCAGTTCCGAATTTGGCGGTGCACTGGGCATCGCAGTGCTGGGCAGCGTCGTAACGGCCGTGTACAGCCATGCCATGGCCGATACCGTTCTCAGCGGTGTACCACCCGCCGCCATGCAGACGGTGCGTAGCACGCTGGGCGGCGCCGTGGCCGTGGCCGCGGAGTTGCCCGGCACCAGCGGCGCAGCGCTGCTCGATACCTCGCGTGACGCGTTTGCCCAGGCATTTCAGGTAACGGCCACGATCAGCGCGGCCCTGCTGCTGGCAACTACCATTCTGGCTGCCGTCATGCTGCGGCAGACGCGCACCAGTGCAGTGGGCTAACGCCAATACGGTTCAGTCAAGCCCTTGCCCCTGGTTTGTCATCCGGACTTGATCCGGGATCCATGGATGGCGGGCCAAGCCCGCCATGACAAGCCAAGGTTTTGGTCATTCCGACATTCCGATTCAAGGTGAATAACTTAACTGAACAGTATTGGGGCTAATGCCGCATGCAGATCTGCCTTGCTTCCGGCAAGCTCAACTGATTCTTCAATTGATTCTTCAATTGATTCTTCAATTGATTCAATTCAGAACAGAAGGAAGGACAAAAATGCTGCTCACAGACAAGGTCTGCCGTCATCTGACGGCGCAGGCGCGCCCCGCTGAAGTTCCCGTACGTCGCTCAAAGTCTCGACCAGCCGGAATAGGTGACCAGATCAGGGTGCGGTGAATCGCCGAACAGTTCGCGCAGGGCGATACACAACTCGCTGAGGTCATGGGTCTTGCTCATCACCAGGGCTGCCCCCGCATCGTGAGCGCTGGCCCTCAGCGCGTCATCCACGTAGCCCGAAATGATGATCACCGGCAGGTCTGCGCGCAGCCGCTTGATCTGCTTGAGCAATTCAATACCAGAATAGCCTTGCAAGCGGTAGTCGGTGACCACCGCATCACATCCGGACGGATCCGCCTTAAGGGCCGGCAGGGCGTCCCGGCCACTTTCATAGCAGGTGACCCGAAAGCCGGCATCGGACAGTGCCTCGCTGACCAGGCCCCGCATGGCTTGATAGTCGTCCACATAGATGATGTGCCTGAGGTCGGCGCCCGACGAGTGGGCCGCCGGAGTTTCCCTGGGCAGTGCGGTGGGAAGGTAAATATCAAAAGCGGTTCCCCGGCCCGGCTCCGGCGACGCGGTGATCATGCCATGGTGCTGGGCGATGATCTTGCTGATCTCGACCAGCGGAAGCCGGCGCGCACTCGAAGGCCTGTCGTCAATCTGCGTGGGTGCGGGCATCAGCCTATGGGCAGGGCCCGCTGTCACCCGGCTGCTGTTGCTGACGACCAGCCGCGCATAACGCCTGGGCGGGAGCCCGCCCTGCAATTTTCCCGCATCGGGGTCCAGCACGACGTCGTCCAGCAGCACCTCGCTCATCTCCACCACGATTTGTGTTGCCAGGCCGACCATGGAGTGCCACGCCACGATGAAAACACTCACCAGCGCCTGCTCCAGCCGGTCTGCATGCGCGCGCACCTGGGGGTGTTCATGGACCAGCTCAACCGCAAGCTCGACCTCGCCCGGAAGCAGGGCGCGAAAGCGCTGCAGGGCGTGCGCCACGATGGGCTCAAGCCCTTGATTGACCGGCCCGGCGGATTGTAGAAGGTCAGGATGCACGGAAGCCTTTCCAATGACCATGCGAGGTGGTGTCTTTCTGCGGCGACCGCAAGTGCTGGCAGCTTATTTCGCCTCGTTCCGCCTCGCGCGCCAGAGTGACAGCGTAGAACTTTTGGCTGAAGGCGTCAATGATCGCCTACCCGCTCGCTTTGAGCGCACGCCAGTACAACAAACGCCAAAACCCAATACAACCAAAACCCCGAAAACGGAAAACGCCCTGGGTTCAATCAAAGCGTGCGGCGCAGCGCGTCAAAGAAAAGCTCCGATTGCAAACGCTCACCCATGGTTTCCCCGGCCACGCGCTCGACAATCGCCGCATCGACCGGCACGAGGGGCCGGCCGGTGGACTGTGCCAGCACCTGCACCATGCAGGCCCGCTCCAGGTAGTAGAGGTCGTCATACGCATGGTCCATGCGCGCGCCGCAAACCACCACGCCATGGTTGCCCAGAAACACCACGTCCGCCCCCTGCATCGCCTTGGCAATGCGCAGGCCCTCGGTGGCGTCCAGCGCCAGGCCGTTGTAGTCCGCGTCAATGGCCACCCGGCCGTGAAAGCGCATCGCGTTTTGCGACAGCGTGGTGTCCAGTCCGCGGTCGGCCGTGAGCGTCAGGGCCGTGGCGTAAGGCATGTGAGTGTGCAGCACGCAGGCCTTGCGGGCATGGCCATGAATCGCACCGTGGATAAACATGGCCGTGGGCTCCACCTCACGATGGCCCGCCAGCTTGTTGCCTTGCACGTCAATCATCACGATGTCGTCCGCGCCGATCTCGCTCCAGAGCAGGCCACGCGGGTTCAGCAGAAAGCGGCCCGAGCCGTCCGGCAACTCCACGCTGAAGTGGTTGCAGACACCTTCGGCCAGCCCATGCCGCGCGGCGGCGCGCAAGGCCAGGGCGAGGTCGCTGCGCAGCTGGTGCGCCGCCTCAAAATCTTTCTGGTGTGAAACGGCGTGTGGCATGAAGGGGGCCTTTCTCAAAAATCAAACGCAGGGCCCCTCTTTATAGCGCTGCGCAAGGCCACCGGGGCAGGGCGTCAGAAATGCGGCGGCAGCTCGTCGCGCAGGCTGCGGCCCACCACCACGTCACCGTCGCGCACCGGCTGCTGCTTGAGTTCGGCAATCTCGTGTATCAGGGCATCAATTTGCTGCTGCTGGCGCACGATGACCTTGTCGAGCTGGTCCAGCAGGTCTTCGGTAAACGATGCCTTGATCTCCAGATCGGTCAGGCGCTGGTCGGTGTTGCTGGTGCTGGTGTCGTTGGCTTGTTCCATAGCTGTATTGGACATGAAGCAGTGGGTGGGTTTTAGAGGATCCCAAAAAAATCCGCGGCGATGGATATTGTTAAGCGTGTTGCTAACCCTTATTCGACGGGCACAAGTCGCCATATTTGTGATAGCGACTGAAGCGTGCCGGGCTCAATTGGCAGCTGGTTTGCCGACCCACAGGCGCTGCGGGCCTGGCCCTTCCGCCGCCAGCTTGTCGAGCGGGTTGCGCAGCCGACACCGGTCAATCGACAGGCAACCACAGCCAATGCAGTCGTCCAGTGTGTCGCGCAGTTTCTTGAGTTGTGCCATGCGTTCATCCAGCTCGGCCCGCCAGGCGCTTGACAGCCGTTCCCAGTCTGCGCGGCTGGGCGCCGCCGTTGCGGGCAGGGTGGCCAGTGCCGCTTCGATGTCTGCCAGCGCAATGCCCACCCGCTGCGCCACGCGGACGAAGGCCACACGTCGCAACACATCGCGTGCATAACGGCGCTGGTTGCCCTGCGTGCGGCCGCTGCTGATCAGGCCCTTGGCTTCATAGAAGTGCAGGGTAGACACTGCCACCCCGCTGCGGCGTGCCACTTCGCCCACGGAGAGCGTGGGCGCGAATCCAGCCTGTTCAAGTGAAATATTCATTCAATACCCCTTGACCTCAACTTTACTTGAGGTTTTAGACTTCTGTTTCTGCGTGCGAATCGGCGCGTATTTTTAACTTCCAAGGAGTTTCCCAAGATGCCCAGCGAATCCCCAGCCAATGCCAGCGCTCCTGTGTTTCGGGTTGATAAATTCCAGGTGCCGGCCGAATCGTTGACGCCCTTTATTGACCAAATTCAACACGTCCAGCGCACGCTGGGTACATTGCCGGGGTGCCGCCAAAAACATGTGCTGACGCAAACAGGCGGCCCCAGCGAGTTCAATGTGGTCACCATCGTCGAGTGGGCCAATGCCCAGGCGCTGGCCGCGGCCCAGGCCGTCGTCCAGAAGCAGCTGGCAGAAGAAGGCTTTGATCTGGCTTCCTTCAGGCAGAAGCTGAACGTGCGCGGCGACTCGGGCTTTTACAGCCAGGTCTGAATTGCCGTACCGCCTTGTTGAATACCCCCTCCGGCTGCTTGGAATCCCCCTGGCGCTGAACCTGCGCCCGCTTTTTACCAACACAATCCTGCTCCATCATGACCCAACTCTCTGCCTTCCCCATCACCCGGAAATGGCCCGCCCAGTATCCCGACCGGATCCAGCTTTACTCCTTGCCCACGCCCAATGGCGTCAAGGCATCGATCATGCTCGAAGAGACCGGCCTGCCGTATGAGCCTCACCTCGTCAGCTTTGAAACCCGTGACCAGATGTCGCCGGAATTTCTATCGCTGAGTCCCAACAACAAGATTCCCGCCATCCTCGACCCGAACGGCCCCGGTGGCAAGCCGTTGGCATTGTTCGAATCGGGCGCCATATTGCTGTACCTGGCCGACAAGTCCGGTCAATTCATGCCGCAAGATGCCGCCGCCCGCCACGAGACGATCCAGTGGCTGATGTTCCAGATGGGCGGCATCGGCCCCATGTTCGGCCAGCTCGGTTTCTTTCACAAGTTCGCCGGCAAGGCGTACGAAGACAAGCGCCCGCGCGACCGCTATGTGGCCGAGTCAAAACGCCTGCTCGGCGTACTGGAGCAGCGGCTGGAAGGCCGCAGCTGGCTCATGGGCGATAGCTACTCTATCGCCGACATCGCCATCTTCCCCTGGGTGCGCAACCTCGTCGGGTTTTACGAGGCGGGTGAGCTGGTGGGGTTTGACGGCTTCCCGAATGTGAAGCGGGTGCTGGAAGCGTTTGTTGCGAGGCCGGCGGTTGCCAGGGGCCTGGCGATACCGAAACGGGGTTGACGGCTGCGCGGGTTGGTCGATAGCTGGCGAACGGTTGTCGCTCGTCAGGCTTGCGCACAAAGACTCGGTTGGGTCACCGCTTCGTGGCCCAGTCCATGGCTCCACTCGAACCAGCCGCCGTCATACACGCTGATGCGCTCCCAACCCATCAGCCATGCGTAGTAAAACGCCACTGATGCGCGCCAGCCCGTGCCGCAGTAAAACGCTGTTTGTAGGTCGGGGTGTATGCCCTCTTCCGCCCAGAACTGGCATATCTCGCGGGCAGGCCGCATGGTGCCGTCCGGCCATTGAAATGCGCTCATGTTGTTCACATCGGCGCCATGGCCAGCCCGGCCCCAGCGTGCCCCCGCAATGTCGCCCCGGGCTTTGATGTAGCTGTAGCCAGAGGTCTTGCCGGTGAACTCATCCCACGTGCGAATGCTGGCCAGCGCCCCATCAGGCTGCGATAAAAGCGACTTCGCCTGGTGCCTGTTGATCAGGTACTGCGGACACCCCGGAAAGGCCGCACCAAAGCTGGCCGCTGGCGGGTGGCGCTGCGGCGCGCCTTCCGCACAGGGCAGCGCCGCGCGCAACCAGGCGTCAAAACCGCCGTCCAGCAAGCGCACATCCTTCACACCCGCATAAAGCATCAGGTGAGCGGCACGCGCCGCGGCCGTTGTGTTTCGGCCGTACAGGATCACCGTCGTGTCATGACGAATACCCAGGCCCAACAACAGTTGCAGCAAGGCCGAGTCGGGCACCTTGTTCCAGAACGGCCCTTCTTCCAGGCAGAGGGTGTCCAGGTAGGCGGCGCCGGGTATGTGGCTTTTTAGGAATGCGGTGGGCGCGCCGCAATCGACTTCCAGCAAACGCCAGTTGTTCGCCGGCGCGGCGCTCACGCTGACGCCCGCCATCAGCCCGGCGAGCCAGGCTGGCGTGATGAGCTGTTGCCAGCGTGGCGAGGCGACGTGAAAGAAGGGCAAAGCGCGTGCGTATTTTTGGAGGCCAGGATTCAGGCGATGCCCGAGCCAGTGGATTGCAATGAAGGGATAGATTTTCTCACGTCACGGCCGGGCGAACCCGCGCCCGTGCGGCAAGACCCCAGACTGTTGATGGAGTGGGCTATGGACCCAGTGAATACCTGTGAGAGAAGCTATCGTTTTGAGAGTGACTAGCGGGAATCTCCGATTAAATCAAGCGGCGCTGCCAAGGCCATTTGCAGAGTAATTTCATTGCCCTGATTTGCCTTGAACCCCAAGAAGGCATAGAGTGATTTCTCTTACGAAGGACCAACATGGCAACCAGCAGTCTTTTCGGCGGCCTGCACGCTCCCGAACATGTCCGGGGCAAGGACACCAACGCACTTGGCCCCAGCGACAACTCCGACAGCGGCAGCGATGCCCAGGGCGCCTACGGTGACGACGAAATGTCCAGCGACAGCGACGCCGTGGGCACTGGCGAGCGCGCGTCGGCGGGCGCAGGCATGGACCCGTCGGACGCAGACATCCTGCCCGACCATATTGAAGGGGAAGACGACGACGAGTCCTCGTCCGATGTCGACTCCGACTTTGACGCCGCCGTAGCCGACGTGCATGACCTGGCGGTGGATGAGTCGGATGAGGAAGATGAAGACAAGGACGGCTAGCAAGGACGGCTAGGGCTGAATTCGCGTGCCTTCCTGATGCCGGCCTGCCGGGCTGGCCCGGTTTCTTCCGCAAGTTCGCCGGAAAAAACTACGAGGAAACGTGCACGCCACCTGCAAGTTTTGAATCCAGATGTCTGCCAAGCGTGTCGCGCCTGTGGCCCATTGGCAATGGCGCGCTCTACATTCCGTAGGCGGCGATCGACGCTCCGGGCAAGTCGGAATCGTGCGCGGTGCTGTGTTGATTCACCACCGTGTGATCGAGCCGTTCAAAGAAGAACCGTGCTGCGGTATCCCCGTCGTGGCTCGCTCGTTGATCTGATCGGCGTCTCCTTGCGCTTTCGCAGCGGCCTGATTTGCCGTGACCAACTCTTGCAGTTTGGATATTTCAGCTTCAAGGTTGGCGATGCCCTTGGCATAGCTTGCTGTCACGCCTGTGCTGTCATTCAGGGCACCGCGCGCCTGCCTGTCGGCCAGGGTTTGCTGCAGCTGCGCGAGCTTGGCTTTGGGCGTTTCATCCTTGCCCAAGTCGGCCATACCCTGCCAGGCCTTCCCACCGGCGCCCTTGACGGCATCCCAGAAGGCTTCAATCGACCCTTTGTTTTCCTTGGCCATGGCCGCAATGGCATCCATGGCTTCGGTGGCCCGGGTCTGTACCAGCACGTCCGCTTCCTGCTGTTTTCCCTGCTCGGCAAGCGCATGGGCTTGCTGGTAGGTGACGACGGAGTCCCCATACGCGGCGATGGACGCTCCGGGCAGGTCGGATTCGTGCGCGGTGCTGTGTTGATTCACAACCGAGTGATCGAGCCGTTCAAAGATAAAGTGTCTTTCCGCAACTGTTTTGGTCTGAGCACGGGTCGGCGCGGCCACGGCGGCGCCTGCGTCGGGCACGCTTGAACCGCAGGCAACGAGCAGTCCACCGAGAATCACGACGCCTATCAGGCCGCAAGCTCTCAGCGCGATGGAAGCGATAGGCGGGCGCTGCCGTCCGCGGCTGAAGGTCCGTCTGAGCCCTCGAAGCAGCGGTGCCACGATCAAGCGATCGATTTCCTTAGCCCGGGTTTCGCGGGCTTTACGCTCAACTTGCTCTCGCAGGTTCAGGTTGCGGTTGCGGTTGCGGCGGTAAGCTTCGTAGATGACGTTTCCCATGGTGGTTTCTCCGGCATTGGGTTTCTTTGTCATATGCAGCTCCTGGTGAGAAGTGTCGTGGTGAAGTCCATCGCGCCAAGTGAGTGCGACCTCGCCGCGATGCGCACAGTGCGTCCTGGTCAGGTTGTGAGCTTAGGCAATCACCCTGGCCGCCGCGTCATCGGAAGCGATGATGCAAGGAGGTCCCTGGCCAGAATCAGGGTTTCCCTGACCCCGGATCGGGGGCCTGCCCCGATGGCCCGCTCTGCGCGCGGGCGATAAGGTGGGCCTCAGGTTCACGGCCCAAGAGAGGTCACCCGGTTCGATAGGAAAAGGAAAAGGTTAAGGGCATGGCTTCTCGACATTCTTCGGATAGCAAGGTTTTACCGTGATCGGGCTGGAGGGAGTTTCCGCTCAGGAGCTGTCCGACCTGATAGGGGCGATCTATGACTGTGCGCTCGATCCGCAGCGCTGGCCGGCCACTTGCCGAAAGGTTGCAGATCTCTGTGAAAGCACAGCGGGCGGAATATGCGTTCATGATCTGCGGCACGTGCAAAATGACCAGCTGTTCGTCTTCGGGTATCAGCCAGAATTTCTGGGGAAGTTGGGAAGTCACTACGCGGAAAGTCCCATGGCCGCTGCGGATGTCGTCTCGGATATCGGCGACGTCAGCGCCCTCTCCATGGAGCGTTACCAGCTGCTCGAAAGCCGGTTCTTTCGAGAGGTGCTAAAGCCGTTTGGACTGCTGGACATGATCTGGTTTCCCGCGTTGCGGACCGGAGGGCGCATGGCTTCCATGCATGCCTCCCGGAGCGAGACGGCCCCGCATTTTCAGCAGCGTGATGTCAGTCTGTTCAAGCTTCTTTCTCCGCATGTATGCCGAGCACTCGCCATCTCCGATGTGCTCGATATCAGGGCGCTCAGGTCGGAGATGCTCGAAAAAACGCTGGATGGACTTGTTGCCGGTGTTTTCCTCACGGCGCGCGATGGTCACGTCGTTTACATGAACCAGGCTGCCGAGCGCCAGATCAAAACCGGCAATTCGATTCGTCTCGTCAACAATCGGCTTTCTCCCACCGATTCCGCGGCGCGCGCTGCACTGTCGAAGGCGATTGAAGAGGCGGCGCGCGACGACGCCGAAATGGGTATGAGCAAACATTCCGTGGCGATTCCAGACAGCCTCGGCGGCGGCTACGTTGCGACCCTCCTGCCGATTGAGAGCGGTCAGCGCCGCGGCATTCTTGCACCGTTTGCCGCATCGGTCGCAGTGTTCACGCAGGATCCCGTTCAGGCGCCACTCATGCCGGGTGAGGCCTTCGCCAGGCTGCATGGGCTCACCGGCGGCGAACTGCGCGTGCTGCTGGCGCTTTCCCAGGGGCTGGGCGGCATGGAGGTGGCCGACATGCTCGGCATCGGCGAGTCGACTATTCGCACCCACCTGCAGCACATGTTCTCCAAGACCGGCACGTCCAGGCAGGCCGACCTCCTGCGCCTGTTGCATAACTCGGCGCCGCCGATTCGTACCCTGTCAACGACTGCCCATTGAGTCCAGAGAGTCCAGGGAGGCTGACCTCAATGGGCTGCACAGTCGACCTGCGGCCCGGTTCAAGGCGACGTTACTTTCTTCCGAGATATCATCAAGTCAATGCGACGAGTGCTCTTCATCTGCAGCAGGAATAGGCTTCGCAGTCCCACTGCAGAACGTGTGTTTTCAGCCATGCCCGATATAGAAACGGATTCCGCTGGCTTGGCATCGGATGCAGATTGCCCGGTAAGTTCCGACCAGATTGAGTGGGCGGACGTCATCTTCGTCATGGAAAAACGGCATCGCGTGCAGCTTGCGCAGAGATTCACGCGGTATCTTGAAGGAAAGAAAGTCGTGTGCCTGGATATTCAAGACAACTACGAGTTCATGCAGCCTGAGCTCATCTCATTGCTGGAGAAGAGAGTGCCACCCCACTTGCGGTAAAGAAGCCATTTCTCCAACTGCTTTGCAGCGGGCCATCCTGGACTCCTGATGCTTGACGCATCAGCAGGCAGACAAATCACGCGCCAGGTCTGGCCTCATGGGCTAAAAATACAGCCTCAACGCCTGAATTAAACCGACCCGCGAAGCGGGTTCGGCTCGAATGAATTGTTGTACGGCAATTACCTGAGCTTCACAGAACTCGCCCGCGGTAGGACCTGTTCAGG
Coding sequences:
- a CDS encoding SRPBCC family protein, with product MRHYKAPPEKVWRAWTDPQALVRWFGPDPESVVSVADLDVRVGGRYHIRFGAPGGEVHDVSGVYQEVVPSEKLVFSWAWKSTPERVSQVTVMLRPWDGGTKLIFVHEKFFDQAARDSHNQGWTGAFARLDLLFT
- a CDS encoding VOC family protein, which codes for MLANRNAMATIAVKDIDVAHKFYGGTLGLQPLESSEKGVLSYQSGGATVIVYASQYAGTNQATSATWSVGDEFDSVMRALKAKGVVFEHYDLPGLTRQGDAHVAGSFKGAWFKDPDGNILHIVNR
- a CDS encoding DUF899 domain-containing protein, with amino-acid sequence MNKTVNKTVSENSAIHAVVSPEEWVAARQHLLAREKEFTAQRDLLNAERRRLPWVKVDKPYVFEGPQGRQTLADLFEGRSQLIIYHFMFGPGWKEGCPSCSLLADHLDGVLTHIAQRDITVAVVSRAPLAELAAFRLRMGWRFKWLSSYASDFNHDYHVSFTKEELARGKVYYNYRMTEGFEEGFDELPGASVFCKDDQGNIFHTYSTYARGLELLLGTYSWIDLTPQGRNEDSLPFTMAWVRHHDKYDNYEGAPKPAAQAAPACCHADASAA
- a CDS encoding MFS transporter, giving the protein MSDTAGTPRATRREWIGLAVIALPCLLYSMDLTVMNLAVPHISADLKPTGAQLLWMVDIYGFMIAGSLITMGTLGDRIGRRRLLLMGAAAFGIASVLAALSTTAGMLIATRALLGLAGATLAPSTLSLIRNMFPNPEQRTVAIGVWITSYSTGGAIGPLVGGLLLEHFWWGSVFLVSVPVMVLLLVLGPALLPEYRDADAGPLDLPSAVQSLAAVLAVIYGLKRIAEDGVGWLPAVCILAGLAIGAAFLRRQRTLTSPLIDLALFRAPAFSAALVINTLSFFGAFGAFLFIAQYLQLVIGLSPLQAGLWSVPSALGFIVGSMLVPLIVRHISSGLAVVAALALSVVGFGVLTQVGGASGLTILVTGSVIFSLGLAPVVTLGTDLIVGSAPPGRAGAAAAISETSSEFGGALGIAVLGSVVTAVYSHAMADTVLSGVPPAAMQTVRSTLGGAVAVAAELPGTSGAALLDTSRDAFAQAFQVTATISAALLLATTILAAVMLRQTRTSAVG
- a CDS encoding response regulator, which codes for MHPDLLQSAGPVNQGLEPIVAHALQRFRALLPGEVELAVELVHEHPQVRAHADRLEQALVSVFIVAWHSMVGLATQIVVEMSEVLLDDVVLDPDAGKLQGGLPPRRYARLVVSNSSRVTAGPAHRLMPAPTQIDDRPSSARRLPLVEISKIIAQHHGMITASPEPGRGTAFDIYLPTALPRETPAAHSSGADLRHIIYVDDYQAMRGLVSEALSDAGFRVTCYESGRDALPALKADPSGCDAVVTDYRLQGYSGIELLKQIKRLRADLPVIIISGYVDDALRASAHDAGAALVMSKTHDLSELCIALRELFGDSPHPDLVTYSGWSRL
- a CDS encoding aldolase; its protein translation is MPHAVSHQKDFEAAHQLRSDLALALRAAARHGLAEGVCNHFSVELPDGSGRFLLNPRGLLWSEIGADDIVMIDVQGNKLAGHREVEPTAMFIHGAIHGHARKACVLHTHMPYATALTLTADRGLDTTLSQNAMRFHGRVAIDADYNGLALDATEGLRIAKAMQGADVVFLGNHGVVVCGARMDHAYDDLYYLERACMVQVLAQSTGRPLVPVDAAIVERVAGETMGERLQSELFFDALRRTL
- a CDS encoding SlyX family protein, producing the protein MSNTAMEQANDTSTSNTDQRLTDLEIKASFTEDLLDQLDKVIVRQQQQIDALIHEIAELKQQPVRDGDVVVGRSLRDELPPHF
- the soxR gene encoding redox-sensitive transcriptional activator SoxR, with the protein product MNISLEQAGFAPTLSVGEVARRSGVAVSTLHFYEAKGLISSGRTQGNQRRYARDVLRRVAFVRVAQRVGIALADIEAALATLPATAAPSRADWERLSSAWRAELDERMAQLKKLRDTLDDCIGCGCLSIDRCRLRNPLDKLAAEGPGPQRLWVGKPAAN
- a CDS encoding antibiotic biosynthesis monooxygenase, producing MPSESPANASAPVFRVDKFQVPAESLTPFIDQIQHVQRTLGTLPGCRQKHVLTQTGGPSEFNVVTIVEWANAQALAAAQAVVQKQLAEEGFDLASFRQKLNVRGDSGFYSQV
- a CDS encoding glutathione binding-like protein; its protein translation is MTQLSAFPITRKWPAQYPDRIQLYSLPTPNGVKASIMLEETGLPYEPHLVSFETRDQMSPEFLSLSPNNKIPAILDPNGPGGKPLALFESGAILLYLADKSGQFMPQDAAARHETIQWLMFQMGGIGPMFGQLGFFHKFAGKAYEDKRPRDRYVAESKRLLGVLEQRLEGRSWLMGDSYSIADIAIFPWVRNLVGFYEAGELVGFDGFPNVKRVLEAFVARPAVARGLAIPKRG
- a CDS encoding sulfurtransferase gives rise to the protein MPFFHVASPRWQQLITPAWLAGLMAGVSVSAAPANNWRLLEVDCGAPTAFLKSHIPGAAYLDTLCLEEGPFWNKVPDSALLQLLLGLGIRHDTTVILYGRNTTAAARAAHLMLYAGVKDVRLLDGGFDAWLRAALPCAEGAPQRHPPAASFGAAFPGCPQYLINRHQAKSLLSQPDGALASIRTWDEFTGKTSGYSYIKARGDIAGARWGRAGHGADVNNMSAFQWPDGTMRPAREICQFWAEEGIHPDLQTAFYCGTGWRASVAFYYAWLMGWERISVYDGGWFEWSHGLGHEAVTQPSLCAQA